One genomic window of Cherax quadricarinatus isolate ZL_2023a unplaced genomic scaffold, ASM3850222v1 Contig959, whole genome shotgun sequence includes the following:
- the LOC138851548 gene encoding uncharacterized protein — MSFHERLFYGEQSTSRSRYVCVSEDSDSEPEVDEPELLDSGDEYLPPDAQDAEMSSDDEEEEREERPAKKQKVMRKKRTFRIEEYPDEEEIHENIALQVS, encoded by the exons atgtcg ttccatgagaggctgttttatggggagcagtcgaccagcaggtcgaggtatgtctgcgtttctgaagacagtgactcggaaccagaggtagacgaaccagaattgctggatagtggtgatgaatacttgccaccggatgcacaggatgcagagatgtcaagtgatgatgaggaggaagaaagggaagaaaggccagccaaaaagcagaaagtaATGAGGAAAAAGAGAACTTTTAGGATTGAGGAATACCCAGATGAGGAAGAGATCCATGAGAATATTGCTCTTCAAGTTTCATAA